Proteins from a genomic interval of Polaribacter sejongensis:
- a CDS encoding GLPGLI family protein, protein MKSLFTFILALVSIITFGQKDFQGKAIYMSKTSIDLSNFARGGEQLSEARKKQLQARMKSQLEKTFILNFDKSSSLYKEDEKLEAPTTSGGGRGRGFGGFTSGGTKYKNTKDKVALEATEFFGKKFLVSDVMEQPQWELGGETKQIGSYLCYKATLLKDANPLDFSNFRRPGRGEEAEEKSEEEKEVKQILVTAWYTPQIPVSNGPGEYWGLPGLILEISEGTTTILCTEIVLNPSEKEAIEAPSKGKKITREKYTETVTKKMEELRQNFQNRGRGGNRGGGRN, encoded by the coding sequence ATGAAATCATTATTTACATTCATTCTAGCGCTTGTTTCAATTATTACTTTTGGACAAAAAGATTTTCAGGGGAAAGCTATTTATATGTCTAAAACCTCTATAGACTTAAGCAACTTTGCGCGAGGTGGAGAACAACTTTCTGAAGCAAGAAAGAAACAGCTTCAAGCAAGAATGAAATCTCAGTTAGAAAAAACATTTATTTTAAATTTTGATAAAAGCTCGTCTCTTTATAAAGAAGATGAAAAATTAGAAGCACCAACTACTAGTGGAGGCGGAAGAGGACGAGGATTTGGTGGTTTTACTAGTGGAGGAACTAAGTATAAAAATACCAAAGATAAAGTGGCATTAGAAGCTACCGAGTTTTTTGGTAAAAAGTTTTTAGTTTCTGACGTAATGGAACAACCACAATGGGAGTTAGGCGGAGAAACAAAACAAATAGGTAGTTATCTTTGTTATAAAGCAACATTGCTTAAAGATGCAAACCCTTTAGATTTTTCTAACTTTAGAAGACCAGGAAGAGGTGAGGAAGCAGAAGAAAAATCAGAAGAAGAAAAAGAAGTAAAACAAATATTAGTTACTGCATGGTATACACCACAAATACCTGTAAGCAATGGTCCTGGAGAGTATTGGGGTTTACCTGGTTTAATTTTAGAAATTAGCGAAGGAACTACTACTATTTTATGTACAGAAATTGTATTAAATCCTTCAGAAAAAGAAGCGATAGAAGCACCATCAAAAGGTAAAAAGATTACAAGAGAAAAATACACAGAAACCGTAACTAAAAAAATGGAAGAATTAAGACAAAACTTTCAAAATAGAGGTAGAGGTGGTAACCGTGGTGGCGGACGTAACTAA
- a CDS encoding deoxynucleoside kinase, which yields MHVAIAGNIGAGKTTLTKLLAKHYKWKPHFESVDENPYLDDFYTEMERWSFNLQVYFLNSRFRQILELRESGENIIQDRTIYEDAHIFAPNLHAMGLMTNRDYNNYSSLFELMENLVTPPDLLIYLRADISTLVGQIHKRGRDYENTISIDYLSRLNERYEAWISTYTKGKLLIIDVDNLDFVDNQEDLGYIIDRIDAQINGLF from the coding sequence ATGCACGTTGCAATTGCAGGAAATATAGGCGCTGGTAAAACCACGCTAACAAAATTATTAGCCAAACATTACAAATGGAAACCTCATTTTGAGTCTGTTGATGAAAATCCGTATTTAGACGATTTTTATACAGAAATGGAGCGTTGGTCTTTTAATTTACAAGTTTATTTTTTAAATAGTCGTTTTCGTCAGATTTTAGAATTAAGAGAATCTGGTGAAAATATCATTCAGGATAGAACTATTTATGAAGACGCACATATTTTTGCACCTAATTTACATGCAATGGGTCTAATGACCAATAGAGACTATAATAATTATAGTTCTTTGTTTGAGTTGATGGAAAATTTGGTTACACCTCCAGATTTATTAATTTATTTACGTGCAGACATTTCTACTTTAGTAGGACAAATTCATAAACGTGGTAGAGATTATGAAAACACTATTAGTATCGATTATTTAAGTAGGTTAAACGAGCGTTATGAAGCTTGGATATCTACCTATACAAAAGGGAAATTACTAATAATTGATGTAGATAACTTAGATTTTGTAGACAACCAAGAAGACTTAGGCTATATAATAGACAGGATAGACGCTCAAATAAATGGGCTTTTTTAG
- the rpe gene encoding ribulose-phosphate 3-epimerase — translation MSNLIAPSVLAADFANLQRDIEMVNNSEADWFHIDIMDGVFVPNISFGMPVLKAIAKHATKTIDVHLMIVNPDQYIQTFADLGADILTVHYEACTHLHRTIQAIKDAGMKAGVALNPHTPIAVLEDIIEDLDLVCIMSVNPGFGGQSFIENTYKKVSQLKHLIDFTESECKIEIDGGVTSYNANALIEAGANVLVAGSFVFGSENPTQTIADLKKTIE, via the coding sequence ATGAGTAATTTAATTGCACCTTCAGTATTAGCAGCAGATTTTGCTAACTTACAAAGAGACATAGAAATGGTAAACAATAGTGAAGCAGATTGGTTTCATATTGATATTATGGATGGTGTTTTTGTACCAAACATTTCTTTTGGAATGCCAGTTTTAAAAGCAATTGCTAAACACGCTACAAAAACAATAGATGTACATTTAATGATTGTAAACCCAGATCAGTACATACAAACATTTGCAGATTTAGGCGCAGACATTTTAACTGTACATTACGAAGCTTGTACACATTTACACAGAACAATTCAAGCAATTAAAGATGCAGGAATGAAAGCCGGAGTTGCTTTAAATCCACACACACCAATTGCAGTTTTAGAAGATATTATAGAAGATTTAGATTTAGTTTGTATAATGAGTGTAAACCCAGGTTTTGGCGGACAATCATTCATAGAAAACACATACAAAAAGGTAAGTCAATTAAAACACTTAATCGATTTTACTGAATCTGAATGTAAGATAGAAATAGATGGAGGCGTTACTTCTTATAATGCAAATGCATTAATTGAAGCTGGTGCAAATGTTTTAGTGGCAGGTAGTTTTGTTTTCGGATCTGAAAACCCTACGCAAACTATTGCCGACTTAAAAAAGACAATCGAATAA
- a CDS encoding sigma-70 family RNA polymerase sigma factor, translated as MRQLKITKQVTNRETASLDKYLQEIGKVDLITADEEVELAQLIKAGDQRALEKLTKANLRFVVSVAKQYQNQGLTLPDLINEGNLGLIKAAKRFDETRGFKFISYAVWWIRQSILQALAEQSRIVRLPLNKIGSINKINKMYAFLEQENERPPSPEEIAKKLDMTVNDVKESMKNSGRHVSMDAPLIEGEDSNLYDVLNSGESPNPDRVLLHESLRIEINRALETLTPREADVVKLYFGLGEHQPMTLEEIGETFDLTRERVRQIKEKAIRRLKHTSRSKILMTYLG; from the coding sequence ATGAGACAACTTAAAATTACCAAGCAGGTTACTAATAGAGAAACCGCATCGTTAGATAAATATTTACAAGAAATAGGAAAAGTAGACTTAATTACTGCAGATGAAGAAGTAGAATTGGCACAGCTTATTAAAGCTGGAGACCAAAGAGCTTTAGAGAAATTAACGAAAGCCAATTTAAGATTTGTGGTATCTGTTGCAAAACAATATCAAAATCAAGGATTAACTTTACCCGATTTAATTAACGAAGGAAACTTAGGTTTAATTAAAGCTGCTAAACGTTTTGATGAAACACGTGGTTTTAAATTTATATCGTATGCAGTTTGGTGGATTCGTCAATCTATCTTACAAGCATTAGCAGAGCAATCTAGAATTGTACGTTTACCGTTAAATAAAATTGGTTCTATCAATAAAATTAACAAAATGTATGCTTTCTTAGAGCAAGAAAACGAAAGACCTCCAAGTCCGGAAGAAATTGCTAAGAAATTAGACATGACTGTGAATGACGTAAAAGAATCTATGAAAAATTCTGGTCGTCACGTATCTATGGATGCTCCTTTAATTGAAGGTGAAGATTCTAACTTATACGACGTTTTAAACTCTGGTGAGTCTCCAAACCCAGATAGAGTTTTATTACACGAATCTTTAAGAATAGAAATTAACAGAGCCTTAGAAACATTAACTCCACGTGAGGCAGATGTTGTAAAATTATACTTCGGTTTAGGTGAGCACCAACCAATGACTTTAGAAGAAATTGGAGAAACTTTCGATTTAACTCGTGAGCGTGTTCGTCAAATTAAAGAAAAAGCAATTAGAAGATTAAAACATACATCTAGATCTAAAATTTTAATGACTTACCTTGGGTAG
- a CDS encoding RNA polymerase sigma factor: protein MKTIDVKALSDEELIFKIVATNNTQLFAVLYDRFSKVVYNKCYGFSKNKEEAEDLTHDVFIRLFVKLKTFKGNSKFSTWLYSFTYNFCVNYVQRNDFKKKEKVTVVTDNIQDDDLSQEIDDLTLFELKSEKLAKALSLIDPTEKMILLMKYQDDMSIKEIKDFLNIGESAVKMRIKRAKQKVVRTYEEL from the coding sequence TTGAAAACAATAGACGTTAAAGCTTTAAGCGACGAGGAATTAATCTTTAAAATAGTAGCAACAAACAACACACAATTGTTTGCTGTTTTATATGATCGATTTTCTAAAGTTGTTTATAATAAATGTTATGGTTTTTCTAAAAATAAGGAAGAAGCAGAAGATTTAACACATGATGTTTTTATCAGGTTATTTGTAAAATTAAAAACCTTTAAAGGTAACTCTAAGTTTTCTACTTGGTTATATTCTTTTACGTATAATTTCTGTGTAAATTATGTACAAAGAAATGATTTTAAGAAGAAAGAAAAAGTTACGGTTGTTACAGATAATATACAAGATGATGATCTTTCGCAAGAAATTGATGATTTAACTTTATTTGAGTTAAAATCAGAAAAATTAGCAAAAGCATTGTCTTTAATTGATCCAACAGAAAAGATGATTCTTTTAATGAAATATCAAGATGATATGTCAATTAAAGAAATTAAAGATTTTTTAAACATTGGTGAAAGCGCTGTTAAGATGAGAATTAAAAGAGCGAAACAAAAAGTTGTAAGAACGTATGAAGAGTTATAG
- a CDS encoding mechanosensitive ion channel family protein → MKIMTNKLLAINANIDFSFLQKLWDNFTDFLPQLLKGIIFLIIGWLLIKLLLYIIKKALGFTKLDSLPEKLHVDEIFGESSLKIQPTKIIITAIKWVLILVFIIVGAELLGLRMVSEQLSNLIGYLPRLISALVIFAIGIYIANILKKTLFAMFKSLELTGGNLVGNIAFYLLAIIVTVTALNQAGVNTDLITSNLSIILGAILASFTIAFGLGSRDVIKRLLFGYYTRKNIQEGDKVNVNDIEGVVGMIDNICVVLITEKGKVIIPIKEIVDNQIEVFN, encoded by the coding sequence ATGAAAATAATGACCAACAAACTACTAGCAATAAATGCTAATATCGATTTTAGTTTTCTACAAAAACTTTGGGATAATTTTACTGACTTTTTGCCGCAGTTATTAAAAGGAATTATATTTTTAATAATTGGATGGCTTTTAATAAAGTTATTGCTTTACATTATAAAAAAAGCATTGGGTTTTACTAAATTAGATAGCTTACCTGAAAAACTACATGTAGATGAAATTTTTGGAGAATCATCTTTAAAAATTCAACCAACTAAAATAATTATTACCGCTATAAAATGGGTTTTAATTTTAGTTTTTATAATTGTAGGTGCAGAACTTTTAGGCTTAAGAATGGTTTCTGAACAATTAAGTAATTTAATTGGGTATTTACCGAGGTTAATTAGCGCCTTAGTTATTTTTGCAATAGGTATTTATATAGCAAACATACTAAAGAAAACGTTGTTTGCGATGTTTAAGTCTTTAGAATTAACAGGTGGGAATTTAGTAGGTAATATTGCTTTTTATTTATTAGCAATAATAGTTACTGTTACTGCGTTAAACCAAGCAGGAGTTAATACAGATTTAATTACAAGTAACTTATCTATAATTCTCGGAGCAATTTTAGCTTCCTTTACCATTGCTTTTGGATTAGGTTCTAGAGATGTAATAAAAAGACTGTTATTTGGTTATTATACCAGAAAAAACATACAAGAAGGAGATAAAGTAAATGTTAATGACATAGAAGGTGTTGTTGGTATGATAGATAATATTTGTGTAGTGTTAATTACTGAAAAAGGAAAGGTAATTATTCCAATAAAAGAAATAGTAGATAATCAAATAGAAGTATTTAATTGA
- a CDS encoding exonuclease domain-containing protein, with protein MLYTVVDIETTGNGYKGSKITEISIFVFDGKKVIDEFTSLVNPEQNIPAFITNLTGITNAMVRNAPKFYEIAKKVAEITEGTIFVAHNVNFDYNIIQEEFKNLGFDFKRKKLCTVRLTRKIMPGLSSYSLGNICTHENIPIVGRHRAKGDAEATTELFRRLIERDDNFTINSFLNPKSRQATLPPLLDKKVVDNLPETFGVYYFKNIEKEVIYVGKANNIKQRVISHFYDKKKKEQTMCMETADISFTKTGSELLALLHESAEIKHRYPKFNRAQRRASEAIGLFSYEDQKGIIHLAYNRLKLAPNPIMKYYTVTECRNHLEALCKEFELCPKYCHLQTNVASCFHYQLKECKGVCCDKETVEDYNKRVKEAIKSVGIGAENLVIKETGRTENEVGFALILDGIYQGFGYVDMHKSEELENPEDYQFFVEPKKDNRDIQRIIAAYLKKQNTDNNEATL; from the coding sequence TTGTTATACACAGTCGTTGACATAGAAACCACAGGAAATGGATATAAAGGTTCTAAAATAACCGAAATATCCATTTTTGTTTTTGACGGTAAAAAAGTCATAGACGAGTTCACCTCTTTGGTAAACCCTGAGCAAAATATCCCTGCATTTATTACCAATCTAACAGGTATTACAAATGCCATGGTTAGAAATGCCCCTAAATTTTACGAAATTGCAAAAAAGGTAGCAGAAATAACAGAAGGCACTATTTTTGTAGCGCATAATGTCAACTTCGATTATAATATTATTCAGGAAGAATTTAAAAATTTAGGCTTCGATTTTAAACGAAAAAAACTGTGTACTGTTCGTTTAACTAGAAAAATAATGCCTGGTTTAAGTTCTTACAGTTTAGGAAATATTTGTACACATGAAAACATTCCTATTGTTGGTAGACACCGTGCAAAAGGAGATGCAGAAGCTACTACCGAATTGTTTAGAAGATTGATAGAAAGAGATGATAATTTTACCATCAATTCTTTTTTAAACCCTAAATCTAGACAAGCAACCTTACCGCCTCTTTTAGACAAAAAAGTTGTCGATAATTTACCCGAAACTTTTGGTGTTTATTACTTTAAAAATATAGAAAAAGAAGTTATTTATGTTGGTAAAGCCAATAATATAAAGCAACGTGTGATCAGTCATTTTTATGACAAAAAGAAAAAAGAGCAAACCATGTGCATGGAAACTGCCGACATTTCATTTACAAAAACAGGAAGTGAGTTATTAGCACTCTTACATGAATCTGCAGAAATAAAACACCGATACCCTAAATTTAACAGAGCACAAAGAAGAGCTAGTGAAGCTATTGGTTTATTTTCTTATGAAGACCAAAAAGGAATTATCCATTTAGCCTACAATCGACTAAAATTAGCTCCCAACCCTATTATGAAATATTATACGGTTACAGAATGTAGAAATCATTTAGAAGCGCTTTGCAAAGAGTTTGAATTGTGCCCAAAATATTGTCACTTACAAACCAATGTTGCCAGTTGTTTCCATTATCAGCTAAAAGAATGTAAAGGTGTTTGTTGCGATAAAGAAACCGTAGAAGATTATAACAAACGTGTAAAAGAAGCGATTAAATCGGTAGGTATTGGCGCAGAAAACTTAGTGATTAAAGAAACCGGAAGAACAGAAAATGAAGTCGGTTTTGCTTTAATTTTAGACGGAATTTATCAAGGTTTTGGGTATGTAGACATGCATAAATCAGAAGAATTAGAAAACCCAGAAGACTACCAGTTTTTTGTAGAACCTAAAAAAGACAATAGAGACATTCAGCGTATTATTGCGGCGTATTTAAAAAAACAAAATACGGATAATAATGAAGCTACCTTATAG